One Sagittula stellata E-37 genomic window carries:
- the rplC gene encoding 50S ribosomal protein L3, with translation MRSGVIAKKIGMTRVFMEDGKQIPVTVLQLDNLQVVAQRTDETNGYSAVALGCGTAKAKRTSQAMRKVFSNAGVEPKRKIVEFRVAPENLIEVGEEIIADHYFEGQFVDVSGITIGKGFAGGMKRHNFGGLRATHGVSISHRSHGSTGQCQNPGKVFKGKKMAGHMGSVRVTTQNLQVVRTDSDRGVIMIKGAVPGPKGSWVTIKDAVKKPVPENVILPAALMSSKREAQRLAEEAAAQAAAEAEAEAKRLAEEQAAQEAEQLKAAEADIEAEKKEGEE, from the coding sequence ATGCGCTCTGGTGTGATCGCAAAGAAGATCGGCATGACTCGCGTCTTCATGGAAGACGGCAAGCAGATCCCCGTCACCGTGCTGCAGCTCGACAACCTTCAGGTCGTCGCGCAGCGCACAGATGAAACCAACGGCTACTCCGCCGTCGCCTTGGGCTGTGGCACCGCGAAAGCGAAGCGTACCTCCCAGGCGATGCGCAAGGTGTTCTCGAACGCCGGTGTCGAGCCGAAGCGCAAGATCGTGGAATTCCGCGTGGCGCCCGAGAACCTGATCGAAGTGGGTGAGGAAATCATCGCCGACCACTACTTCGAAGGTCAGTTCGTGGACGTCTCCGGCATCACCATCGGTAAGGGCTTCGCCGGCGGCATGAAGCGTCACAACTTCGGCGGCCTGCGTGCAACGCACGGTGTGTCCATCTCCCACCGTTCCCACGGTTCGACCGGTCAGTGTCAGAACCCGGGCAAGGTGTTCAAGGGCAAGAAGATGGCCGGCCACATGGGTTCCGTGCGTGTGACCACGCAGAACCTGCAGGTCGTCCGCACCGACAGCGACCGTGGTGTCATCATGATCAAGGGCGCCGTTCCGGGCCCGAAGGGATCGTGGGTGACCATCAAGGACGCCGTCAAGAAGCCCGTCCCCGAGAACGTGATCCTTCCGGCAGCTCTGATGAGCTCCAAGAGGGAAGCTCAGCGTCTCGCCGAAGAAGCCGCCGCCCAGGCCGCTGCGGAAGCAGAAGCCGAAGCCAAGCGTCTCGCCGAGGAGCAGGCCGCGCAGGAAGCCGAGCAGCTGAAAGCTGCAGAGGCCGACATCGAGGCCGAGAAGAAGGAAGGTGAGGAATGA
- the rpsJ gene encoding 30S ribosomal protein S10, which yields MNQNIRIRLKAFDFRVLDASTQEIVNTAKRTGAQVRGPIPLPNKIEKFTVLRGPHVNKKSRDQFEIRTHKRLLDIVDPTPQTVDALMKLDLAAGVDVEIKV from the coding sequence ATGAACCAGAACATCCGTATCCGGCTGAAGGCGTTCGACTTCCGCGTGCTCGACGCAAGCACCCAGGAAATCGTCAACACCGCCAAGCGTACCGGCGCACAGGTCCGCGGGCCGATCCCGCTGCCCAACAAGATCGAGAAATTCACCGTTCTGCGCGGCCCGCACGTGAACAAGAAGTCTCGGGACCAGTTCGAGATCCGCACCCACAAGCGTCTGCTCGACATCGTCGATCCGACTCCGCAGACCGTGGACGCCCTCATGAAGCTCGACCTCGCCGCCGGCGTTGACGTCGAGATCAAGGTATAA
- a CDS encoding IS5 family transposase (programmed frameshift), translating into MSDLYWLSDAQMARLEPYFPKSHGKPRVDDRRVLSGIIFINRNGLRWRDAPREYGPHKTLYNRWKRWSDRGVFARIMAGLAGEHGEETTVMIDATHLKAHRTASSLGGEKGGRGRLIGRTKGGMNTKLHAVCDSHGRPIDLFLTAGPVSDYIGARALVGGLPDVKWLLGDRGYDADWFREALQDKKIRPCIPGRTKRKTPVPYDKRRYKRRNRIEIMFGRLKDWRRVATRYDRCPKTFFSAIALAATVIFWL; encoded by the exons ATGTCTGATCTCTACTGGTTGAGCGATGCGCAGATGGCGCGTCTGGAGCCTTACTTCCCCAAGTCGCACGGCAAGCCCCGGGTTGATGACCGGCGCGTTCTGAGCGGTATTATCTTTATCAATCGCAATGGATTGCGGTGGCGAGATGCGCCAAGGGAATACGGCCCGCACAAGACACTCTACAACCGCTGGAAGCGGTGGAGCGATAGAGGCGTCTTCGCCCGGATCATGGCCGGGCTGGCGGGCGAGCATGGTGAGGAGACGACCGTGATGATCGACGCAACTCATCTGAAGGCCCATCGCACGGCGTCCAGCCTGGGCG GTGAAAAAGGGGGGCGTGGACGGCTGATTGGCCGGACGAAGGGAGGCATGAACACGAAGTTGCACGCCGTCTGCGACAGCCATGGCCGGCCCATCGACCTGTTCCTGACTGCCGGCCCCGTCAGCGACTACATCGGGGCGCGTGCGCTGGTCGGCGGGCTGCCAGACGTGAAATGGCTGCTCGGAGATCGCGGCTACGATGCCGACTGGTTCAGAGAAGCCTTGCAAGACAAGAAGATACGCCCTTGCATCCCGGGCCGGACGAAACGGAAGACGCCCGTCCCGTACGACAAGCGCAGGTACAAGCGTCGCAACCGGATCGAGATCATGTTCGGCAGGCTCAAGGATTGGAGACGGGTGGCGACCCGTTATGACCGATGCCCAAAGACCTTCTTCTCAGCGATCGCACTCGCTGCGACCGTGATCTTCTGGCTTTGA
- the tuf gene encoding elongation factor Tu: MAKEKFSRSKPHCNIGTIGHVDHGKTTLTAAITKYFGEFQAYDQIDGAPEEKARGITISTAHVEYETENRHYAHVDCPGHADYVKNMITGAAQMDGAILVVNAADGPMPQTREHILLGRQVGIPAMVVFLNKVDQVDDEELLELVEMEVRELLSAYDFPGDDIPIVAGSALAALEGRDEAIGENKIRELMAAVDEYIPQPPRATDQPFLMPIEDVFSISGRGTVVTGRVERGVVNVGDELEIVGIKDTQKTTCTGVEMFRKLLDRGEAGDNIGALLRGIDRDAVERGQVLCKPKSVNPHTKFECEVYILTKEEGGRHTPFFKNYRPQFYFRTTDVTGTVELPEGTEMVMPGDNLKFNVELIAPIAMEEGLRFAIREGGRTVGSGVVSKIVA; encoded by the coding sequence ATGGCAAAGGAAAAGTTTTCGCGGTCGAAACCGCACTGCAACATCGGCACGATCGGTCACGTTGACCACGGGAAGACGACGCTGACGGCGGCGATCACGAAGTACTTCGGCGAATTCCAGGCCTACGACCAGATCGACGGCGCGCCGGAAGAGAAGGCCCGCGGGATCACGATCTCGACGGCGCACGTGGAGTACGAGACCGAGAACCGCCACTACGCGCACGTCGACTGCCCCGGCCACGCCGACTACGTGAAGAACATGATCACCGGCGCGGCGCAGATGGACGGCGCGATCCTGGTGGTGAACGCAGCCGACGGCCCGATGCCGCAGACGCGCGAGCACATCCTGCTCGGCCGTCAGGTGGGCATCCCGGCGATGGTGGTGTTCCTGAACAAGGTCGACCAGGTGGACGACGAGGAACTGCTCGAGCTGGTCGAGATGGAAGTGCGCGAGCTTCTGTCCGCCTACGACTTCCCGGGCGACGACATTCCGATCGTCGCGGGTTCGGCCCTGGCCGCTCTCGAAGGCCGTGACGAAGCCATCGGCGAGAACAAGATCCGCGAACTGATGGCCGCTGTCGACGAGTACATCCCGCAGCCGCCGCGCGCCACCGACCAGCCGTTCCTGATGCCGATCGAAGACGTGTTCTCGATCTCGGGCCGCGGTACGGTTGTGACCGGCCGCGTCGAGCGTGGTGTCGTGAACGTCGGCGACGAACTGGAAATCGTCGGCATCAAGGACACGCAGAAGACGACCTGCACGGGCGTCGAGATGTTCCGCAAGCTGCTGGACCGCGGTGAAGCGGGCGACAACATAGGCGCGCTGCTGCGCGGCATCGACCGTGACGCGGTCGAGCGCGGCCAGGTTCTGTGCAAGCCGAAGTCGGTGAACCCGCACACGAAGTTCGAGTGCGAGGTCTACATCCTGACGAAGGAAGAAGGCGGCCGCCACACGCCGTTCTTCAAGAACTACCGTCCGCAGTTCTACTTCCGCACGACCGACGTGACGGGCACCGTCGAGCTGCCGGAAGGCACCGAGATGGTGATGCCGGGCGACAACCTGAAGTTCAACGTGGAGCTGATCGCACCGATCGCGATGGAAGAAGGCCTGCGCTTCGCCATCCGCGAAGGCGGCCGCACCGTCGGTTCGGGCGTCGTCTCCAAGATCGTCGCGTAA